Proteins co-encoded in one Brassica oleracea var. oleracea cultivar TO1000 chromosome C4, BOL, whole genome shotgun sequence genomic window:
- the LOC106339587 gene encoding protein N-terminal asparagine amidohydrolase isoform X2 → MIYVDGVLFPDENSSSSLSSSSQGSSLLLDVMTHPVIISASDSFKNLEEQRVTESCSTKDRYVYIFQREYAVVNPALVDFVGMDEATTCVGLVIRNRRSGVTSIAHMDSPKVVDLGIRQMLSLVLEDDSDAELDVHMVGGYEDVDLKKIANGSGDYAKPEGYSFPLCCKLVETLQKRRENFHIQTLFILGHNTKLDAQGNTCPIFNGFLVNTSSGDIVPASFNRSSRCPDELVRRIRVSASFDDPSWRGKLLDTYDTKTDRFIIAPCSWTMRLVEYVWELNQLPDEEILVNCSTSPSAEGPDFIDNERRIWKYLLKYPEWSKTFPKRQPRLFERTANGSWNSVF, encoded by the exons ATGATCTACGTCGACGGAGTGCTATTTCCAGATGAAAACAGCTCATCTTCTCTCTCTTCTTCATCGCAG GGAAGCAGCTTGCTTCTCGATGTAATGACACATCCTGTCATAATCTCAGCTTCTGACTCATTCAAGAATCTCGAGGAACAGAGAGTTACAGAGAGCTGCTCAACAAAAGACAGATATGTTTACATATTCCAAAGAGAATATGCTGTTGTGAATCCAGCTCTTGTTGAT TTTGTTGGCATGGATGAAGCAACAACTTGTGTAGGTCTTGTTATCCGCAACAGAAGATCTGGAGT CACTTCTATTGCACATATGGATTCACCAAAAGTTGTGGACTTGGGGATAAGGCAGATGTTATCATTGGTTTTGGAGGATGACAGTGATGCCGAGTTAGAT GTACATATGGTTGGTGGTTATGAAGATGTGGATTTAAAA AAGATTGCTAATGGCAGTGGTGACTATGCCAAACCAGAGGGTTACTCATTTCCTTTGTGTTGCAAATTAGTGGAGACGTTACAGAAGAGAAGAGAAAACTTTCACATTCAAACCTTATTTATTCTTGGGCACAACACCAAGCTGGATGCTCAAGGGAACACGTGCCCCATTTTTAATGGATTCCTG GTTAATACCTCCAGCGGTGATATTGTCCCAGCCAGTTTCAACAGATCTTCCAGATGTCCGGATGAGCTTGTTCGTAGAATCAGAGTGTCGGCATCATTCGATGATCCTAGCTGGAG GGGGAAGTTACTTGACACATATGACACAAAAACTGATAGATTCATCATCGCACCATGCTCCTG GACAATGCGGCTGGTTGAATACGTTTGGGAGCTTAATCAGCTTCCTGATGAAGAGATTCTTGTCAACTGTTCCACCTCACCTTCTGCTGAAGGTCCAGATTTCATAGACAATGAAAGAAG GATTTGGAAGTATTTATTAAAATATCCAGAATGGAGCAAAACCTTCCCAAAGAGACAACCACGTTTGTTTGAAAGGACTGCCAATGGAAGCTGGAACTCCGTGTTTTGA
- the LOC106339587 gene encoding protein N-terminal asparagine amidohydrolase isoform X3 yields MIYVDGVLFPDENSSSSLSSSSQGSSLLLDVMTHPVIISASDSFKNLEEQRVTESCSTKDRYVYIFQREYAVVNPALVDFVGMDEATTCVGLVIRNRRSGVTSIAHMDSPKVVDLGIRQMLSLVLEDDSDAELDVHMVGGYEDVDLKIANGSGDYAKPEGYSFPLCCKLVETLQKRRENFHIQTLFILGHNTKLDAQGNTCPIFNGFLVNTSSGDIVPASFNRSSRCPDELVRRIRVSASFDDPSWRGKLLDTYDTKTDRFIIAPCSWTMRLVEYVWELNQLPDEEILVNCSTSPSAEGPDFIDNERRIWKYLLKYPEWSKTFPKRQPRLFERTANGSWNSVF; encoded by the exons ATGATCTACGTCGACGGAGTGCTATTTCCAGATGAAAACAGCTCATCTTCTCTCTCTTCTTCATCGCAG GGAAGCAGCTTGCTTCTCGATGTAATGACACATCCTGTCATAATCTCAGCTTCTGACTCATTCAAGAATCTCGAGGAACAGAGAGTTACAGAGAGCTGCTCAACAAAAGACAGATATGTTTACATATTCCAAAGAGAATATGCTGTTGTGAATCCAGCTCTTGTTGAT TTTGTTGGCATGGATGAAGCAACAACTTGTGTAGGTCTTGTTATCCGCAACAGAAGATCTGGAGT CACTTCTATTGCACATATGGATTCACCAAAAGTTGTGGACTTGGGGATAAGGCAGATGTTATCATTGGTTTTGGAGGATGACAGTGATGCCGAGTTAGAT GTACATATGGTTGGTGGTTATGAAGATGTGGATTTAAAA ATTGCTAATGGCAGTGGTGACTATGCCAAACCAGAGGGTTACTCATTTCCTTTGTGTTGCAAATTAGTGGAGACGTTACAGAAGAGAAGAGAAAACTTTCACATTCAAACCTTATTTATTCTTGGGCACAACACCAAGCTGGATGCTCAAGGGAACACGTGCCCCATTTTTAATGGATTCCTG GTTAATACCTCCAGCGGTGATATTGTCCCAGCCAGTTTCAACAGATCTTCCAGATGTCCGGATGAGCTTGTTCGTAGAATCAGAGTGTCGGCATCATTCGATGATCCTAGCTGGAGGGGGAAGTTACTTGACACATATGACACAAAAACTGATAGATTCATCATCGCACCATGCTCCTG GACAATGCGGCTGGTTGAATACGTTTGGGAGCTTAATCAGCTTCCTGATGAAGAGATTCTTGTCAACTGTTCCACCTCACCTTCTGCTGAAGGTCCAGATTTCATAGACAATGAAAGAAG GATTTGGAAGTATTTATTAAAATATCCAGAATGGAGCAAAACCTTCCCAAAGAGACAACCACGTTTGTTTGAAAGGACTGCCAATGGAAGCTGGAACTCCGTGTTTTGA
- the LOC106339587 gene encoding protein N-terminal asparagine amidohydrolase isoform X1, translating into MIYVDGVLFPDENSSSSLSSSSQGSSLLLDVMTHPVIISASDSFKNLEEQRVTESCSTKDRYVYIFQREYAVVNPALVDFVGMDEATTCVGLVIRNRRSGVTSIAHMDSPKVVDLGIRQMLSLVLEDDSDAELDVHMVGGYEDVDLKKIANGSGDYAKPEGYSFPLCCKLVETLQKRRENFHIQTLFILGHNTKLDAQGNTCPIFNGFLVNTSSGDIVPASFNRSSRCPDELVRRIRVSASFDDPSWRGKLLDTYDTKTDRFIIAPCSWTMRLVEYVWELNQLPDEEILVNCSTSPSAEGPDFIDNERRIWKYLLKYPEWSKTFPKRQPRLFERTANGSWNSVF; encoded by the exons ATGATCTACGTCGACGGAGTGCTATTTCCAGATGAAAACAGCTCATCTTCTCTCTCTTCTTCATCGCAG GGAAGCAGCTTGCTTCTCGATGTAATGACACATCCTGTCATAATCTCAGCTTCTGACTCATTCAAGAATCTCGAGGAACAGAGAGTTACAGAGAGCTGCTCAACAAAAGACAGATATGTTTACATATTCCAAAGAGAATATGCTGTTGTGAATCCAGCTCTTGTTGAT TTTGTTGGCATGGATGAAGCAACAACTTGTGTAGGTCTTGTTATCCGCAACAGAAGATCTGGAGT CACTTCTATTGCACATATGGATTCACCAAAAGTTGTGGACTTGGGGATAAGGCAGATGTTATCATTGGTTTTGGAGGATGACAGTGATGCCGAGTTAGAT GTACATATGGTTGGTGGTTATGAAGATGTGGATTTAAAA AAGATTGCTAATGGCAGTGGTGACTATGCCAAACCAGAGGGTTACTCATTTCCTTTGTGTTGCAAATTAGTGGAGACGTTACAGAAGAGAAGAGAAAACTTTCACATTCAAACCTTATTTATTCTTGGGCACAACACCAAGCTGGATGCTCAAGGGAACACGTGCCCCATTTTTAATGGATTCCTG GTTAATACCTCCAGCGGTGATATTGTCCCAGCCAGTTTCAACAGATCTTCCAGATGTCCGGATGAGCTTGTTCGTAGAATCAGAGTGTCGGCATCATTCGATGATCCTAGCTGGAGGGGGAAGTTACTTGACACATATGACACAAAAACTGATAGATTCATCATCGCACCATGCTCCTG GACAATGCGGCTGGTTGAATACGTTTGGGAGCTTAATCAGCTTCCTGATGAAGAGATTCTTGTCAACTGTTCCACCTCACCTTCTGCTGAAGGTCCAGATTTCATAGACAATGAAAGAAG GATTTGGAAGTATTTATTAAAATATCCAGAATGGAGCAAAACCTTCCCAAAGAGACAACCACGTTTGTTTGAAAGGACTGCCAATGGAAGCTGGAACTCCGTGTTTTGA
- the LOC106337180 gene encoding uncharacterized protein LOC106337180: MTIMGMAGFTVALMIVCVIISPGVYGQELANDQEIEVERLLKRLNKPALISIKSEDGDIIDCVPIHSQLAFDHPLLKNHTIQMRPSFTPESTSTATYTMNKRKATQAWNKNGRCPENTVAIRRIMKEDILRSKSIENFGKKTTQGILLYGANAIHEYAVMRAAPGTFFGTRFVLNVWEPYVQYDTEFSLAQTWLVSGSGSNLNSIEAGFQVYKQKYGDKQLRLFVFWTPNGYPTSRGCYNTDCPGFVQVSKNLIVGGAFKPVSQYNGTQIEVIVTIWKDRGNWWLQIDNEAVG, from the exons ATGACCATAATGGGAATGGCGGGTTTCACGGTAGCAC TGATGATAGTATGTGTGATAATCTCTCCTGGTGTCTATGGACAAGAGTTGGCTAATGACCAGGAAATCGAAGTAGAAAGACTTTTGAAGCGGCTCAACAAGCCTGCTCTTATATCCATTAAG AGCGAAGATGGAGATATAATAGATTGTGTTCCAATACATAGTCAACTAGCTTTTGATCATCCTCTGCTTAAAAACCACACCATCCAG ATGAGACCGAGCTTTACACCGGAAAGTACGTCTACGGCTACGTACACCATGAATAAGAGAAAGGCTACTCAGGCGTGGAACAAGAATGGAAGATGCCCAGAAAATACAGTTGCGATAAGAAGAATAATGAAAGAAGATATCTTACGATCAAAATCCATTGAGAATTTTGGGAAAAAGACGACTCAAGGCATCCTTTTATATGGTGCAAATGCAATTCATGAG TACGCGGTCATGAGGGCTGCGCCAGGAACGTTTTTCGGTACAAGATTTGTATTGAATGTCTGGGAACCATACGTTCAATATGACACAGAGTTTAGCTTGGCTCAGACTTGGCTCGTGTCTGGATCTGGCTCTAATCTTAACTCAATTGAAGCTGGTTTCCAG GTTTATAAACAAAAGTACGGTGATAAACAACTAAGATTATTTGTTTTCTGGACG CCCAATGGATACCCAACGAGTAGAGGATGCTACAACACCGACTGCCCAGGTTTCGTTCAAGTGAGCAAAAATTTAATTGTAGGTGGAGCCTTCAAACCCGTCTCACAATACAACGGTACTCAAATTGAGGTCATCGTAACTATATGGAAG GACCGAGGAAACTGGTGGCTACAGATCGACAATGAAGCTGTTGGTTAA